A single Cystobacter ferrugineus DNA region contains:
- a CDS encoding DUF4032 domain-containing protein, whose translation MGSRVNMGVMTPARALNAIHLRQGHPDFLDLPWHLPLEAWTREVCPRLVEVPRGLSRHTVVFVSYGPEIYALKELPMPIGQREYDVLRGLEERRLPSVTPVGHARVRAPEQPGNEVAILFTQYLSSSLPYRVLFMNKGLERYRERLLDAMASLLVRLHLGGFFWGDCSLSNVLFRRDAGELQAYAVDAETSELHAKLSDGQRELDLMIMEENVTGGLADLAAMEEVELPSSLDVYETAPSIRQRYERLWTEINKEIPISRSESYRIHERIRALNDLGFSVGEVDLVASGDGSQLRMRTIVTDREYHRHQLHNLTGLVAEERQAAMLLNEVRELKATLSRELNRSVPLSVAAFRWLDERFRPTLNKFQKDLGPAADEAELYCQVLEHKWFLSEKAKRDVGLDAAIKAYVALRREQPAPALLRSESAPLLVESTARRIPSA comes from the coding sequence GTGGGTTCTCGCGTTAACATGGGTGTCATGACGCCCGCTCGTGCTCTCAACGCGATCCACCTGCGCCAGGGTCATCCCGACTTCCTGGATCTGCCCTGGCACCTGCCGCTGGAGGCCTGGACCCGCGAGGTGTGTCCGCGGCTGGTCGAGGTGCCGCGCGGTCTGTCGCGGCACACGGTCGTCTTCGTGAGCTACGGGCCGGAGATCTACGCGCTCAAGGAGCTGCCCATGCCCATCGGCCAGCGCGAGTACGACGTGCTGCGCGGCCTGGAGGAGCGGCGGCTGCCCTCGGTCACCCCCGTGGGGCACGCGCGCGTGCGCGCCCCGGAGCAGCCCGGCAACGAGGTGGCCATCCTCTTCACCCAGTACCTGAGCTCGTCGCTGCCCTACCGCGTGCTCTTCATGAACAAGGGTCTGGAGCGCTACCGCGAGCGGCTCCTCGACGCCATGGCCAGCCTGCTCGTGCGCCTGCACCTGGGCGGCTTCTTCTGGGGCGATTGCTCCCTGTCCAACGTGCTCTTCCGCCGCGACGCGGGCGAGCTGCAGGCCTACGCGGTGGACGCCGAGACGTCCGAGCTGCACGCGAAGCTGTCCGACGGCCAGCGCGAGCTGGACCTGATGATCATGGAGGAGAACGTCACCGGGGGCCTGGCGGACCTGGCGGCCATGGAGGAGGTGGAGCTGCCCTCCTCGCTCGACGTGTACGAGACGGCCCCGAGCATCCGCCAGCGCTACGAGCGGCTGTGGACGGAGATCAACAAGGAAATCCCCATCTCGCGCAGCGAGAGCTACCGCATCCACGAGCGCATCCGGGCGCTCAATGATCTGGGCTTCTCGGTGGGCGAGGTGGACCTGGTGGCCAGCGGCGACGGCAGCCAGCTACGCATGCGCACCATCGTCACGGACCGCGAGTACCACCGCCACCAGCTCCACAACCTCACGGGCCTGGTGGCCGAGGAGCGCCAGGCGGCCATGCTGCTCAACGAGGTGCGCGAGCTGAAGGCCACGCTCTCGCGCGAGCTCAACCGGAGCGTGCCCCTGAGCGTGGCGGCGTTCCGCTGGCTCGACGAGCGCTTCCGGCCCACCCTCAACAAGTTCCAGAAGGACCTGGGCCCGGCGGCGGACGAGGCCGAGCTGTACTGCCAGGTGCTCGAGCACAAGTGGTTCCTGTCGGAAAAGGCCAAACGGGACGTGGGCCTGGACGCCGCCATCAAGGCGTACGTGGCGCTGCGCCGCGAGCAGCCCGCCCCCGCGCTCCTGCGCTCGGAGAGTGCCCCCCTCCTCGTGGAGTCCACCGCGCGGCGGATTCCGTCCGCGTAG